In Oenanthe melanoleuca isolate GR-GAL-2019-014 chromosome 8, OMel1.0, whole genome shotgun sequence, a single genomic region encodes these proteins:
- the LOC130256411 gene encoding uncharacterized protein LOC130256411, whose protein sequence is MSMDKETSTDERHNKQRWLMFGRRAKMSHSEARAAPQEAEEHRDSCAAPGAQAAAAESRAVAPLSLRARGQALLHSLWRGSRAILSRVAAVFRRHRQEPGTQQHLHQGMEAAMAAGAESRAAAPHSPCCPRSPSSGPRQALGVQGHGAEVRAVLATPDGEENACSSLQHKQEVENHSCTARGQSPALLTTDPHSWAEASTCDEILGDLPPSPSPNQVEARWLWAIEAARVLLQGLHIEDGDTSEDVQTHSSGDESDNVPCHDEPKHMEPGKGTGLLELSPQTGDQPAAKEEDRSVEELPEEKWNAITIHTIWVNPLYPQLLVDPESPLGEEADAELPSTSCALAAPRDTQPAAAAPATAPEDEEHPVRDSARPQQKERAAASAASGPQAAAAESQAVALLSPGERGQALLHSLRRGSRAILSRVAAVFQRHRQQPGVINVLIF, encoded by the exons ATGTCCATGGACAAGGAGACGAGCACTGATGAGAGGCACAACAAGCAGAGGTGGCTGATGTTTGGGAGAAGGGCAAAG ATGTCACACAGTGAGGCACGGGCAGCCCCGCAGGAGGCTGAGGAGCACCGTGactcctgtgctgcccctggtGCGCAGGcggcagcagcagagagccggGCAGTGGCCCCGCTCAGCCTCAGGGCCCGCGGCCAGGCCCTGCTGCACTCGCTGTGGCGCGGCTCCCGTGCCATCCTGAGCAGGGTGGCGGCTGTGTTCCGGAGacacaggcaggagccagggacacagcagcacctgcaccaGGGCATGGAGGCAGcgatggcagcaggggcagagagCCGGGCAGCcgccccacacagcccctgctgcccccgCAGCCCCTCCTCTGGCCCGCGGCAAGCTCTCGGTGTGCAGGGGCATGGGGCAGAGGTGAGGGCAGTCCTGGCAACACCAGATGGGGAGGAGAatgcctgctccagcctgcagcacaagCAAGAAGTGGAAAACCACTCGTGCACAGCCAGAGGCCAAAGCCCTGCACTGCTCACCACAGACCctcacagctgggcagaggcttCCACTTGTGATGAAATTCTGGGTGAcctcccccccagcccctccccaaaCCAGGTGGAAGCTCGCTGGCTGTGGGCAATAGAAGCAGCCAGGGTACTCCTGCAAGGGCTGCACATCGAGGACGGGGACACCTCGGAGGATGTCCAAACCCACAGCAGTGGGGATGAGAGCGACAATGTGCCCTGTCATGATGAACCAAAACACATGGAGCCTGGCAAAGGCACAGGACTCTTAGAGCTTTCTCCCCAAACTGGAGATCAACCAGCTGCCAAAGAGGAAGACAGGAGCGTGGAAGAGTTACCAGAGGAGAAGTGGAATGCCATCACTATCCACACCATCTGGGTGAACCCCCTCTacccacagctcctggtggACCCCGAGTCGCCactgggagaagaggcagacgctgagctgcccagcacatcttgtgccctggcagctcccagggacacccagccagcagctgctgccccggcCACAGCTCCTGAGGACGAGGAGCACCCTGTGCGTGACTCTGCCAGGCCACAACAGAAGGAAAgggcagcagcttctgcagcctctggccctcaggcagcagcagcagagagccaggCAGTGGCCCTGCTCAGCCCCGGGGAGCGCGGCCAGGCCCTGCTGCACTCGCTGCGGCGCGGCTCCCGTGCCATCCTGAGCAGGGTGGCTGCTGTGTTCCAGAGACACAGACAGCAGCCTGGTGTTATAAATGTGTTAATATTTTGA